The Musa acuminata AAA Group cultivar baxijiao chromosome BXJ2-2, Cavendish_Baxijiao_AAA, whole genome shotgun sequence genome has a segment encoding these proteins:
- the LOC135606053 gene encoding uncharacterized protein LOC135606053 has protein sequence MMWLPADGAGDGGSEEPPHVPDLAGFHPLNPTTTQPADGAGDGGSEEPPHALDVARFRRLNSLIHRENVDADELLNLVGRDNRVNLMNDPLLSVVIACKKPKLAVRLMAKISSNDILKAKNFNGDTALHVAAAMDDQEVASELIRRNPDLVHERNGKLEIPLHKAALYGLKDMFWLLVEKNSSPEARREDGATMLHCAIMGNAPVLALEIAKTYPIQIESRNEHALTPLQLLVTIPEAFRSQALLEALDSFIYKWIPLDEDSSKMNKRDEEVALNGSRIGVAQDDDVDHSPMTFRSKFPSNYSTLFDLLELISIPAGWILRLVYNIIRQLSPRVQRLEGKKNNHTETMHLIEYLAIEGYFQFFVRGKVPIKGSTFASRELGPPESVQEGDAQKRDTEAPAAVKELIKRMTNKLYKLVSEEPETPVSIAIEEAAQSVEKVLKALSPSSEDRWNEPPLILGAQMGLHDFVGKILRVCPQSATYLDTKGRNVLQVAVMYRREEIVKIIMDMRTILPSWLFSKIDPKTGNAILHLASVGSPDVVKEEQDEPDAMQLYYDLVWFEMVQSSIPKELVHSRNKKGKTAQELFTSNHKQMRKSCKKQLVGIAKTCTSAVAAVVFAMSSSFSHTDDPKTGDSRMFKALSYTYVIGLSFAATSLFLLLSLVNSSYKEQKFRRAIPTKFFLARLTYNMALGTLLLAFTFNTFLQIYGVEGAKEKQEITFMLEIIVCPVLTCLLLFFPDAIFGTFRRFI, from the exons ATGATGTGGCTGCCTGCAGATGGCGCAGGTGATGGTGGATCAGAGGAGCCACCGCATGTCCCGGACTTGGCGGGCTTCCACCCGCTGAACCCTACGACGACGCAGCCTGCAGATGGCGCAGGTGATGGTGGATCAGAGGAGCCACCGCATGCCCTGGACGTGGCACGCTTCCGCCGGCTGAACTCGCTCATCCACCGTGAGAACGTGGACGCGGACGAACTTCTGAATCTTGTGGGGCGGGATAACCGCGTGAACCTCATGAATGACCCGCTGCTCAGCGTCGTCATCGCCTGCAAGAAGCCCAAGCTCGCCGTCCGCCTCATGGCCAAAATATCATCAAATGACATTCTCAAGGCCAAAAACTTCAACGGCGACACGGCGCTTCACGTAGCTGCCGCCATGGACGACCAAGAAGTGGCCTCGGAGCTGATCCGTAGGAATCCAGATCTCGTTCATGAGCGGAACGGGAAGCTGGAGATACCGCTACATAAGGCGGCCCTGTACGGGCTGAAGGACATGTTCTGGCTGCTGGTGGAAAAGAACAGCTCACCGGAAGCCCGGAGGGAGGACGGCGCCACCATGCTGCACTGTGCCATCATGGGCAATGCGCCGG TACTCGCCTTGGAGATCGCAAAGACTTATCCAATTCAGATCGAATCCCGGAATGAGCACGCCCTCACTCCGCTGCAGCTGTTGGTGACCATTCCAGAGGCATTCCGAAGCCAAGCACTTCTTGAGGCCCTCGACTCCTTCATCTACAAAT GGATTCCCTTGGACGAGGACTCGAGTAAAATGAACAAAAGGGATGAAGAGGTGGCACTCAACGGATCT CGCATTGGAGTAGCACAAGACGATGACGTTGACCACTCGCCGATGACTTTTCGCTCAAAATTCCCATCAAACTACAGCACTCTCTTCGACCTGTTGGAGTTGATCAGCATCCCAG CTGGCTGGATTCTGCGATTGGTTTATAACATTATAAGGCAAT TGTCGCCGAGAGTCCAACGTCTGGAGGGGAAGAAGAACAACCATACAGAAACTATGCACCTCATCGAATACTTAGCCATAGAAGGATACTTCCAGTTCTTTGTGCGTGGAAAAGTTCCCATCAAAGGTAGTACATTTGCTTCACGAGAGCTTGGTCCACCGGAGTCTGTACAAGAAGGTGATGCCCAAAAAAGGGACACGGAAGCCCCAGCTGCAGTGAAAGAGCTCATTAAGAGGATGACAAATAAGCTCTACAAGTTAGTGTCGGAGGAACCGGAAACACCGGTCTCAATTGCAATCGAAGAGGCGGCTCAGAGTGTGGAGAAAGTGTTAAAGGCACTGTCACCTAGCTCGGAAGACAGATGGAACGAACCACCCTTGATCTTAGGTGCACAAATGGGCCTTCATGATTTCGTCGGCAAGATCCTGCGAGTGTGCCCACAGTCAGCAACCTACCTGGACACGAAGGGCAGAAATGTTCTCCAAGTCGCAGTCATGTATCGTCGCGAGGAGATTGTCAAGATCATAATGGACATGAGAACCATTTTACCATCCTGGTTATTTTCCAAAATCGACCCCAAAACCGGGAACGCCATCCTGCATCTTGCTTCAGTTGGAAGCCCTGATGTAGTAAAGGAAGAGCAAGACGAACCGGATGCAATGCAACTGTATTACGATTTAGTATGGTTTGAG ATGGTGCAATCAAGTATTCCTAAAGAACTAGTGCATAGTCGAAATAAGAAAGGAAAGACAGCGCAAGAGCTCTTTACTTCGAACCACAAACAGATGCGTAAGAGTTGCAAGAAACAACTAGTGGGGATTGCAAAGACATGTACAAGCGCTGTGGCAGCTGTGGTCTTCGCCATGAGCTCCTCCTTCTCCCACACCGACGATCCAAAAACTGGCGATTCACGCATGTTCAAGGCCTTGTCATACACATACGTGATCGGGTTGTCATTCGCGGCTACATCTCTGTTCCTGTTGCTGTCCCTCGTCAATTCATCGTACAAGGAGCAGAAGTTCCGCCGTGCCATCCCAACCAAGTTTTTCTTAGCCCGCCTCACATATAACATGGCGTTGGGGACTCTGTTGCTGGCCTTCACATTCAACACTTTCCTGCAGATATATGGCGTGGAGGGAGCAAAGGAAAAGCAAGAGATCACATTCATGCTGGAGATCATCGTCTGTCCAGTTCTCActtgcctcctcctcttctttcctgACGCCATATTTGGTACATTTCGTCGTTTTATTTAA
- the LOC103975182 gene encoding uncharacterized protein LOC103975182 isoform X1 gives MRSISCLGAWDGASMTAFVAALPVPPGDSVASSSVFLPRYENGSSRLAVSKPSWIVRTEGSGFYSEVSSAIRSGGLCKNTFLSNVRREKMKRPDPPCVVCDGSGRIDCHYCRGRGRTNCLDLIMLPKGEWPKWCKVCGGSGLGHCNRCLGTGEYRDVMGFHFMKNNRDST, from the exons ATGCGCTCCATATCGTGCCTCGGCGCATGGGACGGCGCATCGATGACAGCTTTCGTCGCCGCCCTCCCGGTGCCCCCGGGAGATTCCGTCGCCTCATCGAGCGTCTTCCTCCCACGCTATGAAAACGGGTCCTCGCGGTTGGCCGTCTCCAAGCCTTCCTGGATCGTCCGAACGGAG GGCTCTGGTTTTTACAGCGAGGTGAGTAGTGCTATTCGATCAGGAGGATTGTGTAAGAACACTTTCTTG TCAAATGTTAGGAGAGAGAAAATGAAGAGACCAGATCCGCCATGTGTGGTCTGTGATGGTAGTGGGAGAATTGATTGCCACTATTGTCGAGGAAGAG GCAGGACGAACTGCCTGGATCTGATCATGCTCCCTAAAGGAGAATGGCCTAAATG GTGCAAGGTCTGTGGCGGAAGCGGACTTGGCCACTGTAACCGCTGCCTCGGAACAGGAGAATACCGAGATGTAATGGGATTTCATTTTATGAAGAATAATAGGGATTCAACATGA
- the LOC103975182 gene encoding uncharacterized protein LOC103975182 isoform X2, with the protein MRSISCLGAWDGASMTAFVAALPVPPGDSVASSSVFLPRYENGSSRLAVSKPSWIVRTESNVRREKMKRPDPPCVVCDGSGRIDCHYCRGRGRTNCLDLIMLPKGEWPKWCKVCGGSGLGHCNRCLGTGEYRDVMGFHFMKNNRDST; encoded by the exons ATGCGCTCCATATCGTGCCTCGGCGCATGGGACGGCGCATCGATGACAGCTTTCGTCGCCGCCCTCCCGGTGCCCCCGGGAGATTCCGTCGCCTCATCGAGCGTCTTCCTCCCACGCTATGAAAACGGGTCCTCGCGGTTGGCCGTCTCCAAGCCTTCCTGGATCGTCCGAACGGAG TCAAATGTTAGGAGAGAGAAAATGAAGAGACCAGATCCGCCATGTGTGGTCTGTGATGGTAGTGGGAGAATTGATTGCCACTATTGTCGAGGAAGAG GCAGGACGAACTGCCTGGATCTGATCATGCTCCCTAAAGGAGAATGGCCTAAATG GTGCAAGGTCTGTGGCGGAAGCGGACTTGGCCACTGTAACCGCTGCCTCGGAACAGGAGAATACCGAGATGTAATGGGATTTCATTTTATGAAGAATAATAGGGATTCAACATGA
- the LOC135605043 gene encoding uncharacterized protein LOC135605043, with translation MAAPSSIQTLMPAADAGAGSGRQIEKQPWTLQPADGAGDGGPEEPPHVLDLAGFHPLNPTTSQPADGAGVGGSEEPPHALDVARFRRLNSLIHCENVAVDKLLHLVRQDYHVNLMLDPLLSFVIAYKKPKLINKVSDAMLTATNYDGATALHVAAAMDDKEVALKLIGRVPDLVHMPNVKQEIPLHKAALYGLQDMFWLLVEKNSSPEARREDGATMLHCAIMGNAPGE, from the exons ATGGCGGCTCCTTCCAGCATCCAAACGCTGATGCCTGCTGCTGATGCAGGCGCCGGATCAGGGAGACAAATAGAGAAACAGCCCTGGACGTTGCAGCCTGCAGATGGCGCAGGTGATGGTGGACCAGAGGAGCCACCGCATGTCCTGGACTTGGCAGGCTTCCACCCGCTGAACCCTACGACGTCGCAGCCTGCAGATGGTGCAGGTGTTGGTGGATCAGAGGAGCCACCGCATGCCCTGGACGTGGCACGCTTCCGCCGGCTGAACTCGCTCATCCACTGTGAGAACGTGGCCGTGGACAAACTCCTGCATCTAGTGAGGCAGGATTACCACGTGAACCTCATGCTCGACCCCTTGCTCAGCTTTGTCATCGCCTACAAGAAGCCCAAGCTCATCAACAAAGTATCAGATGCCATGCTCACGGCCACCAACTACGACGGCGCCACAGCGCTTCACGTAGCTGCCGCCATGGACGACAAAGAAGTGGCCTTGAAGCTGATCGGCAGGGTGCCAGATCTCGTTCATATGCCGAACGTGAAACAGGAGATACCGCTACATAAGGCGGCCCTGTACGGGCTGCAGGACATGTTCTGGCTGCTGGTGGAAAAGAACAGCTCACCGGAAGCCCGGAGGGAGGACGGCGCCACCATGCTGCACTGTGCCATCATGGGCAACGCGCCGG gtgagtga